From a single Capsicum annuum cultivar UCD-10X-F1 chromosome 12, UCD10Xv1.1, whole genome shotgun sequence genomic region:
- the LOC107849888 gene encoding bidirectional sugar transporter SWEET4, giving the protein MVFNKVIARFAVGVIGNIISLVLFLSPLPTFVRIWKKKSVEQFSPAPYLATFVNCGLWVLYGMPLVHPHSILVVTINATGLGIEVVYLMLFLLYSERVKRMKILLIIVGEIIFLASLAILVLTLVQTHKKRSTIVGSICMVGNILMYASPLAIMKLVIRSKSVEFMPFFLSLFSFLNGVSWTTYALIRFDAFIIVPNSMGTALGLAQLLLYAMYYESTKRQNAERLAQCYLRRPSLVNGE; this is encoded by the exons ATGGTTTTCAATAAAGTGATTGCTCGTTTTGCTGTTGGTGTTATTG GGAACATTATTTCACTCGTATTATTTCTGTCACCTTT GCCAACATTTGTTCGAATATGGAAGAAGAAATCAGTAGAACAATTCTCACCAGCTCCATATCTTGCCACATTTGTAAATTGTGGCCTTTGGGTACTCTATGGAATGCCACTTGTACATCCACATAGCATCTTAGTTGTGACCATAAATGCGACAGGACTTGGCATTGAGGTTGTGTACTTGATGCTGTTTTTGTTGTACTCTGAAAGGGtaaaaaggatgaaaatattGCTCATAATTGTTGGTGAGATTATTTTCTTGGCTTCACTTGCTATACTTGTTCTAACCCTTgttcaaacacacaaaaaaagatCTACTATTGTGGGCAGCATTTGCATGGTGGGCAACATTTTGATGTATGCTTCTCCTCTGGCTATTATG AAATTGGTGATAAGAAGCAAAAGTGTGGAGTTCATGCCCTTCTTCCTTtcccttttctcttttctgaatGGTGTTAGTTGGACGACTTATGCCCTCATTCGTTTCGATGCTTTCATCATT GTACCAAATTCAATGGGAACTGCACTTGGACTAGCCCAATTGTTGCTTTATGCGATGTATTACGAGTCCACTAAGAGACAGAATGCAGAAAGACTGGCCCAATGCTACCTGAGAAGACCGTCTCTGGTAAATGGTGAGTAA